A genome region from Chlorogloeopsis sp. ULAP01 includes the following:
- the hisG gene encoding ATP phosphoribosyltransferase, whose amino-acid sequence MLTVALPKGELLKHSIRLLQTVGLDFSAFLDSGNRQLQITDINGIAKGLLVRAQDVPVYVEYGQAQLGIVGYDVLREKKPQVAQLVDLRFGYCRMSVAVKQSSSYRSPLDLPAHGRVASKYVNCAREYFHSLDLPVEIVPLYGSVELGPITGMSEAIVDLVSTGRTLRENGLMEIATLYESTARLIAHPLSYRLNTDNLSNLIANVREAILAAV is encoded by the coding sequence TGCTGACTGTCGCACTGCCAAAAGGGGAACTTCTCAAACATAGCATCCGCCTACTACAAACCGTGGGGTTGGATTTTAGTGCTTTTTTAGACTCAGGAAATCGACAACTGCAAATTACAGATATCAATGGTATAGCTAAAGGGCTTCTTGTGCGGGCGCAGGATGTCCCAGTTTACGTAGAGTACGGTCAAGCACAACTGGGTATAGTTGGTTACGACGTACTCCGAGAGAAAAAACCACAAGTAGCACAATTAGTTGATTTGCGCTTTGGTTATTGTCGGATGTCGGTAGCAGTCAAGCAATCAAGTTCTTACCGATCGCCTTTGGATTTACCCGCACATGGTAGAGTGGCATCTAAATATGTAAACTGTGCGCGTGAATATTTCCACAGCTTAGATTTACCTGTGGAAATTGTACCTTTATACGGTTCTGTGGAACTAGGGCCAATTACGGGTATGTCAGAAGCTATTGTTGATTTAGTTTCCACAGGGCGGACGTTGCGCGAAAATGGTTTGATGGAAATTGCGACACTGTATGAAAGTACGGCACGATTGATTGCCCATCCTTTGAGTTATCGGTTGAATACAGATAATCTCAGTAATTTGATTGCCAATGTTAGAGAGGCGATTTTGGCAGCAGTGTAA
- a CDS encoding GrpB family protein, with the protein MSMNVNFFRVEVVPHDPNWQEAFATESKQITLALSENLVAVHHIGSTAIPQIHAKPIIDILVEVKDITKVDEQSSAIEALGYEAMGEYGIPGRRYFRKHNQAGIRTHHIHTFEVGSEQIERHLAFRDYMIAHSEDAQKYSELKRELAKKYPDYIESYMDGKDGFIKEMDKKAAEWRALQID; encoded by the coding sequence ATGTCAATGAACGTAAATTTCTTCAGAGTAGAAGTTGTTCCCCACGATCCAAATTGGCAAGAAGCATTTGCAACTGAATCGAAGCAGATTACACTTGCATTGAGCGAAAATCTGGTTGCTGTACATCATATTGGCAGCACAGCCATTCCCCAAATTCATGCCAAGCCGATTATCGATATTTTGGTTGAAGTTAAAGATATTACAAAAGTTGATGAACAGAGTTCCGCAATAGAGGCATTGGGTTATGAAGCAATGGGTGAGTATGGTATACCAGGACGCCGTTATTTCCGCAAGCATAATCAAGCAGGTATAAGGACACACCATATTCACACATTTGAAGTTGGTTCAGAACAGATAGAGCGCCACTTAGCGTTTCGAGATTATATGATTGCCCATTCCGAAGATGCGCAGAAATACAGCGAACTCAAGCGCGAACTTGCAAAGAAGTATCCCGATTATATTGAGAGCTACATGGATGGGAAAGATGGGTTTATCAAAGAAATGGATAAAAAGGCAGCAGAGTGGCGAGCATTGCAAATAGATTGA
- a CDS encoding DUF29 domain-containing protein: MAKKPMPALNLYETDFYAWTQEQARLLRDKKWSQIDLPNLIEEIESLGKQQRQELRNRLSVLIGHLLKWEYQPQHRSRSWLATLRVQRRDTLRLLKDNPSLKSYLDDALQEAYENARDLAMGEALPEQTFPLACPYNLTEIMSDRFYPGEPSELVDNWGA, encoded by the coding sequence ATGGCAAAGAAACCGATGCCTGCACTAAACCTCTACGAAACCGATTTTTACGCTTGGACACAGGAACAAGCAAGGTTGCTCCGCGACAAAAAGTGGAGCCAGATCGATCTGCCAAACTTGATAGAGGAGATTGAATCTTTGGGTAAGCAGCAACGCCAGGAACTTCGCAACCGTTTGAGCGTGTTGATTGGGCATTTGCTGAAATGGGAATACCAACCCCAACATCGTAGTCGTAGTTGGCTGGCAACCCTTCGCGTACAGCGCCGTGACACGTTACGATTACTGAAAGACAACCCCAGCCTCAAATCTTATCTTGATGATGCACTGCAAGAAGCGTATGAAAATGCTAGAGACTTAGCAATGGGAGAAGCCCTACCAGAGCAAACTTTTCCGCTTGCTTGTCCCTACAACTTAACCGAGATTATGAGCGATCGCTTTTATCCTGGTGAGCCGAGTGAATTAGTAGACAATTGGGGAGCGTGA